A genomic region of Spea bombifrons isolate aSpeBom1 chromosome 9, aSpeBom1.2.pri, whole genome shotgun sequence contains the following coding sequences:
- the TMEM260 gene encoding transmembrane protein 260, protein MATGKTKSMEPDVTFCKTSGERAIHSPGLFSLAVFTCVSAVYLKTLHPSVPGGDSGELITAAYELGVAHPPGYPLFTLLAKLVMIFVPWGSIAYRVNLLCGLFGAIASSLLFHTTSRLSGSYAAGILASGLFSFSRLTWQWSIAAEVFSLNNMFVALLMALTVEFGKGKNARERSKISQIGAFVSGLSLCNQHTVVLYVICIVFWVLFHQFKRKELSLSYVLKSGTFFLMGLVPYFYLIVSSRINQARWTWGDQTTIQGFFTHLLREEYGTFSLAKSETGPNMAEMLIFQINHMATEISLLAQGLAILALLLCFVSSDSSVSVVCLFTKMLLCYSLFFAWRANLDITKPLFLGVVERFWMQSNIVVCVLAGLGLSLLTGSLKTKTNYSQLVHYLEWIFTIAVTALHISANYRYCDQSNNYVVDNFARNILSSLPNNTLLLLRGDLPGNSLRYLHYCEGLRPDIALVDQEMMTYDWYLPKIAKHIPNVYFPGNRWNPVETKLPGGTVTFNLQHFLKVNEHRETFVCIGLHEGDQTWKRSHTLWPWGSCEKLVPKNIVFDAEEWIRLTGNLYNWTEKHGSFDPSTWEAVANDEMWEARTKTAFFIFELAETVQVSPPVRDQLYFYAYKLYKDVINTYDNHPVNWHKNYAIACERMLRQQRTDIDIEILLIETIKHFGKYSRKAKEDNQREAIIQAVKYLKDELLRLREIKRSAKDNNA, encoded by the exons ATGGCCACTGGAAAAACAAAGTCTATGGAACCTGATGTTACCTTCTGCAAAACATCTGGCGAGCGAGCCATCCACTCTCCTGGACTTTTCAGTCTCGCTGTATTCACGTGTGTTTCTGCAGTATATCTTAAAACATTGCATCCATCCGTACCTGGTGGGGACTCAG gGGAGCTGATCACAGCCGCCTATGAGCTTGGA GTTGCCCACCCTCCTGGTTACCCTCTGTTTACCTTGCTGGCCAAATTGGTCATGATATTTGTACCATGGGGTAGTATCGCCTACCGTGTGAATCTTCTGTGTGGTCTTTTTGGAGCAATTGCATCATCTCTCTTGTTTCACACAACATCCAG gctttctggCTCATATGCGGCAGGAATCCTTGCTTCAGGGTTGTTTTCATTTTCCCGTCTAACATGGCAGTGGTCCATTGCAGCTGAGGTTTTTAGTCTCAACAATATGTTTGTGGCGCTTCTCATGGCTCTCACCGTGGAGTTTGGAAAAGGGAAAAATGCTAGGGAAAGATCAAAg ATTTCGCAAATTGGGGCCTTTGTGTCGGGACTCAGTCTGTGCAATCAGCACACCGTTGTCCTATATGTTATCTGCATTGTTTTCTGGGTCCTTTTTCATCAGTTCAAACGAAag GAGTTGTCTTTGAGCTATGTTTTGAAGTCGGGAACATTCTTTCTCATGGGCTTAGTACCGTATTTTTACCTAATTGTCTCGTCAAGGATCAATCAGGCTCGATGGACTTGGGGAGACCAGACGACGATTCAAGGATTCTTTACTCATTTACTTCGAGAGGAATATGGAACGTTCAGTCTG GCAAAATCCGAAACAGGACCCAATATGGCTGAAATGTTAAT tttTCAAATAAATCATATGGCTACAGAAATTTCTCTGCTGGCGCAGGGTCTTGCCATCCTTGCCCTGTTGCTTTGCTTTGTATCAAG CGACTCCAGTGTTTCCGTGGTTTGCTTATTCACCAAAATGTTACTTTGTTATTCATTATTCTTTGCCTGGAGGGCAAATTTGGATATCACCAAACCACTTTTCCTGGGTGTG GTGGAGAGATTTTGGATGCAAAGCAACATTGTCGTTTGTGTTTTGGCTGGCCTTGGGCTTTCCTTGTTGACTGGCTCTTTGAAAACCAAAACCAACTACAGTCAACTGGTCCATTACTTAGAATGGATTTTTACTATTGCAGTCACTGCTTTGCACATTAGTGCTAATTACAG ATATTGTGATCAAAGCAACAATTATGTGGTTGATAACTTTGCAAGGAATATTTTGTCTTCGTTGCCAAATAACACACTGCTTTTGCTGAGGGGCGATCTGCCGGGCAATTCATTGCGATATCTTCACTATTGCGAAGGACTCCGTCCTGACATAGCCCTAGTGGACCAAGAG ATGATGACATATGATTGGTATTTACCAAAGATTGCAAAGCATATACCAAATGTCTATTTCCCTGGGAACCGATGGAATCCAGTAGAAACAAAACTTCCAGGTGGAACAGTCACATTTAACCTTCAGCACTTTCTCAAAGTAAATGAACA TAGGGAGACGTTTGTTTGCATAGGATTACATGAAGGAGATCAAACCTGGAAAAGGAGCCATACGCTGTGGCCTTGGGGATCTTGTGAGAAACTTGTCCCCAAAAACATTGTTTTCGATGCTGAAGAATGGATCCGCCTTACTGGAAATTTGTATAACTGGACAGAGAAACATGGCAG ttTTGACCCTTCAACCTGGGAAGCTGTGGCAAATGATGAGATGTGGGAAGCAAG aaCTAAAACAGCGTTCTTTATCTTTGAACTTGCCGAAACAGTCCAAGTGTCTCCACCTGTCAGAGATCAGCTGTATTTCTATGCTTATAAG ttaTACAAAGATGTTATAAATACTTATGATAATCATCCAGTAAACTGGCACAAAAACTATGCCATTGCTTGTGAACGAATGTTACGCCAACAAAGAACAGACATTGATATTGAAATTCTTCTAATTGAGACAATCAAACACTTTGGCAAATACAGTAGAAAAGCGAAGGAAGACAATCAGAGGGAGGCGATAATTCAGGCAGTGAAATACCTGAAAGATGAATTACTCCGACTAAGAGAAATTAAAAGAAGTGCAAAAGACAACAATGCTtaa